CCGGTCGTCGAGGTTCTCCAGTTCGGCATCCGAGCCCAGCATGTCGACCAGCGCCTGCCGCATGCTCTCGATATCCGCCTCGGGCGGGCCGTTGCCGTCCTTGGCGTCGCTTGCGTCGGGGTCGGGATCGTCGATCACGGTGCGATCGCCCAGCGCCGCGGGCCACCACAGATCGAACAACGCGTCATAGGTGTCCCGGTGGTCCGGGCGGCGCAGCACCGCACACGCCAGACCCTCGCGCAGCGCGCCGCGGTCACCGAGACCGAGCACGTTCATCACCCGGCCGGCATCGACGGTCTCCGACGGCCCCACCGCAATACCGGATCCGCGCAGCGCCTCGACGAAATCCACCAGGTGGCCTGGGATTCCGTGTGGCGCCAACGGCTGTGGCGGGCGGGTGCGTCGGGACATCAGTTCAGCCTCAGCTCTCCCGCCGCCTTGATCTGGTCGGACTGGTTCTTCAGGATGACACCGAGCGTGGCGGCGATCATCTCGTCGTCGATGGTGTCCATGCCGAGCGCCAGCACGGTGCGGCCCCAGTCGATGGTCTCGGCCACCGAGGGCAGCTTCTTGAGCTGCATGCCGCGCAGCACACCGATGATGCGAACCAGTTCGGCCGCAATGGTTTCGGGCAGCTCCGGGACGCGTGAGAGCAGGATGCGCCGCTCCAACTCCGCGTCGGGGAAGTCGATGTGCAGGAACAGGCAGCGTCGCTTGAGCGCCTCGGAGAGTTCGCGGGTGGCGTTGGAGGTCAGCACCACCAGCGGGGCCCGCTCGGCCTTGATGGTGCCCAACTCGGGCACCGTGACCGCGAAATCGGAGAGCACCTCCAGCAGCAGACCCTCGATCTCGATATCAGCCTTGTCGGTCTCGTCGATCAGCAGCACGGTCGGATCGGTCCGCCGGATCGCGGTCAGCAGCGGTCTGCTCAGCAGGAATTCCTCACCGAAGACATCGGTCTTGGTCTGATCCCAGTCCCCGGCGGCGGTGCCGCCCGCGGTGCCCGCCTGGATCCGAAGGATCTGCTTGGCGTGGTTCCACTCGTAGAGCGCGCGGGATTCGTCGACACCCTCGTAGCACTGCAGCCGGACCAGTTCGCTGCCGGTGGTCTGCGCGATCGCGCGGGCCAGTTCGGTCTTGCCGACGCCGGCCGGCCCCTCCACCAGCAGCGGCTTGGCGAGCCGATCGGCAAGGAACACCGCTGTGGCAGTGGCCTTGTCGGGCAGGTATCCGGTCTCGGCGAGCCGCTTGGCGACATCGTCGATATCGGCGAACAGAGGCGCCGGGCGGGCGGGAACGCTCAACATGGTCTCATTTCTTCTCTGGTCCGTGCGGGTCAGGCCGGACGGGTCTGGCCGTCACCCCAGACGATCCATTTGGTCGAGGTCAGTTCGGACAGCCCCATCGGGCCGCGGGCGTGCAGTTTCTGGGTGGAGATACCGATCTCGGCGCCGAACCCGAACTGCTCACC
The sequence above is drawn from the Mycolicibacterium neoaurum VKM Ac-1815D genome and encodes:
- a CDS encoding AAA family ATPase gives rise to the protein MSVPARPAPLFADIDDVAKRLAETGYLPDKATATAVFLADRLAKPLLVEGPAGVGKTELARAIAQTTGSELVRLQCYEGVDESRALYEWNHAKQILRIQAGTAGGTAAGDWDQTKTDVFGEEFLLSRPLLTAIRRTDPTVLLIDETDKADIEIEGLLLEVLSDFAVTVPELGTIKAERAPLVVLTSNATRELSEALKRRCLFLHIDFPDAELERRILLSRVPELPETIAAELVRIIGVLRGMQLKKLPSVAETIDWGRTVLALGMDTIDDEMIAATLGVILKNQSDQIKAAGELRLN